The Pangasianodon hypophthalmus isolate fPanHyp1 chromosome 5, fPanHyp1.pri, whole genome shotgun sequence genome includes a window with the following:
- the ndufb3 gene encoding NADH dehydrogenase [ubiquinone] 1 beta subcomplex subunit 3: MGGDHGHSKLSMPDHKTWKWEGTPLELTQQRLARRGLKDPWARNEAWRYTFGPPVTFREVLLRGFRTGFIAFTVALAVEYAFFPPKKSEH, encoded by the exons ATGGGCGGAGATCACGGCCACAGCAAGCTGTCCATGCCGGACCACAAGACGTGGAAATGGGAAGGGACTCCTCTGGAGTTGACTCAACAGCGGCTCGCTCGGAGAGGACTGAAGGACCCTTGGGCAAG gaatGAAGCGTGGAGGTACACCTTCGGCCCCCCGGTCACCTTCCGCGAAGTGCTGCTGCGTGGATTTAGGACAGGATTCATCGCTTTCACAGTGGCCCTGGCCGTCGAGTACGCGTTCTTCCCCCCGAAGAAGTCAGAGCACTGA